Proteins from one Mauremys mutica isolate MM-2020 ecotype Southern chromosome 14, ASM2049712v1, whole genome shotgun sequence genomic window:
- the USB1 gene encoding U6 snRNA phosphodiesterase isoform X2 gives MNKPDGTSMPIPRLPVPDSVLNMFRDQEEEVTDDSTKHGGRVRNFPHERGNWATYVYLPCEIQEELLELQELLVSHARRYAVSLTAMEEFHISLSQSVVLRYHWINPLVRSLKERVASFYRFFCTASQVKVYTNQHRTRTFVGLEVSCGHSQLLELVSEVDKVMEEFDLPTFYKNPSFHISLAWCVGDLTDKLEGQCLQELQEIVDGFEDSAFLLRFQWDQIRCRSGNKFFSFPLR, from the exons atgAACAAACCAGACGGAACTAG CATGCCGATTCCTCGCCTCCCTGTGCCGGACAGCGTCTTAAACATGTTCAGAGACCAGGAAGAGGAGGTCACAGATGACAGCACCAAGCATGGCGGACGAGTGCGTAACTTCCCCCATGAGCGGGGCAACTGGGCGACGTACGTCTACCTGCCCT GTGAAATCCAGGAGGAATtgctggagctgcaggagctcCTGGTTTCCCACGCCCGCAGGTATGCGGTGTCGCTCACTGCCATGGAGGAATTCCACATCAGCCTCTCCCAGAGCGTGGTGCTGCGCTACCACTGGATAAACCCCTTGGTCCGGTCCCTCAAGGAACGTGTAGCCTCCTTCTACAG GTTTTTCTGCACGGCCAGCCAGGTTAAGGTGTATACCAACCAGCACAGAACCAG GACCTTTGTGGGCTTGGAGGTCTCGTGTGGGCATTCTCAGTTGCTGGAGCTGGTCTCGGAGGTGGATAAAGTTATGGAGGAGTTTGATCTGCCAACGTTCTACAAG AACCCGTCATTCCATATCAGCCTGGCCTGGTGCGTCGGGGACCTGACTGACAAGCTGGAAGGACAGTGCCTCCAGGAGCTTCAG GAGATTGTGGATGGGTTTGAGGACTCTGCATTCCTGCTGCGATTCCAATGGGATCAGATCCGCTGCAGATCTGGGAACAAGTTCTTCTCCTTCCCGTTGAGGTAG
- the ZNF319 gene encoding zinc finger protein 319, giving the protein MSESWQQQQQQQQQPQQQQHHAGTAALTEHSIPSSTAENPLGCAVYGILLQPDPNPQHHQPPPIQAGEPSHKCGVCGHDLTHLSNPHEHQCLPGHDRSFQCTQCLKIFHQATDLLEHQCIQVEQKPFVCGVCKMGFSLLTSLAQHHNVHNGSAMKCSICEKTYKPPEAEHSQALDSLEKPYTCSICQKTFKHLSELSRHERIHTGEKPYKCTLCDKSFSQSSHLVHHKRTHSSERPYKCTVCEKTFKHRSHLVRHMYAHSGEHLFKCSVCELHFKESSELLHHQCTPSGERPFRCSECHKSFKRPSDLRQHERTHSEERPFKCDLCQMSFKQQYALMRHRRTHKVEEPFKCNLCEKGFVQPSHLVYHQHVHGIENLFKCNVCQKGFNQSSELLRHKCVQNAERPFKCTVCNKSYKRSSALQKHQLSHCAEKPLKCTLCERRFFSSSEFVQHRCDPVREKPLKCPDCEKRFKYASDLQRHRRVHTGEKPYKCPSCEKAFKQREHLNKHHSVHAREQQYKCMWCGERFLDLGLLQEHSVQHTAEGAYQVAACLP; this is encoded by the coding sequence ATGTCAGaaagctggcagcagcagcaacaacagcagcagcaaccacAACAGCAACAACATCACGCCGGGACAGCAGCTCTCACAGAGCACTCGATCCCTTCGAGCACAGCTGAGAACCCTTTGGGTTGCGCTGTCTACGGCATCCTGCTCCAACCAGACCCCAATCCGCAGCATCACCAGCCCCCCCCGATCCAGGCTGGAGAGCCGTCCCACAAATGCGGCGTGTGTGGCCACGACCTCACTCACCTGTCCAACCCACATGAGCACCAGTGTCTGCCAGGGCATGACCGCTCCTTCCAGTGCACTCAGTGCCTGAAGATCTTCCACCAGGCCACTGACCTGCTTGAGCACCAGTGCATCCAGGTGGAACAGAAGCCCTTCGTGTGTGGGGTCTGCAAGATGGGCTTCTCTCTGCTGACCTCCCTAGCCCAGCACCACAACGTCCATAACGGCAGCGCCATGAAGTGCTCCATCTGTGAGAAGACCTACAAGCCGCCTGAGGCGGAGCACTCCCAGGCCCTCGACTCGTTGGAGAAGCCCTACACCTGCTCCATTTGCCAGAAGACCTTCAAGCACCTGTCGGAGCTCTCGCGGCACGAGCGCATCCACACCGGCGAGAAACCTTACAAGTGCACCCTGTGCGACAAGAGCTTCAGTCAGTCGTCGCACCTGGTGCACCACAAGCGGACGCACAGCTCGGAGCGGCCGTACAAGTGCACGGTGTGTGAGAAGACCTTCAAGCACCGCTCGCACCTGGTGCGCCACATGTACGCCCACTCGGGCGAGCACCTCTTCAAGTGCAGCGTCTGCGAGCTGCACTTCAAGGAGTCGTCGGAGCTGCTGCACCACCAGTGCACGCCCAGCGGGGAGCGCCCCTTCCGCTGCAGCGAGTGCCACAAGTCCTTCAAGCGCCCCTCGGACCTGCGGCAGCACGAGCGCACGCACAGCGAGGAGCGCCCCTTCAAGTGCGACCTGTGCCAGATGAGCTTCAAGCAGCAGTACGCGCTCATGCGCCACCGCCGCACCCACAAGGTGGAGGAGCCCTTCAAGTGCAACCTGTGCGAGAAGGGCTTCGTGCAGCCCTCGCACCTGGTCTATCACCAACATGTGCACGGCATAGAGAACCTGTTCAAGTGCAACGTGTGCCAGAAGGGCTTCAATCAGTCCTCAGAGCTGCTGCGGCACAAGTGCGTGCAGAATGCCGAGCGGCCCTTCAAGTGCACCGTGTGCAACAAGTCCTACAAGAGGTCCTCGGCCCTGCAGAAACACCAGCTGTCGCACTGCGCCGAGAAGCCGCTCAAGTGCACGCTGTGCGAGCGACGCTTCTTCTCCTCCTCGGAGTTCGTGCAGCACCGCTGCGACCCGGTGCGTGAGAAACCTCTCAAGTGCCCCGACTGCGAGAAGCGGTTCAAATACGCCTCCGACCTGCAGCGGCACCGGCGCGTGCACACGGGCGAGAAGCCTTACAAGTGCCCGTCGTGCGAGAAGGCCTTCAAGCAGCGTGAGCACCTCAACAAGCACCACAGCGTGCACGCCCGGGAGCAGCAGTACAAGTGCATGTGGTGTGGGGAGAGGTTCCTGGACTTGGGCTTGCTGCAGGAACACAGTGTCCAGCACACTGCCGAGGGGGCGTACCAGGTGGCGGCCTGTTTGCCGTGA
- the USB1 gene encoding U6 snRNA phosphodiesterase isoform X3: MPIPRLPVPDSVLNMFRDQEEEVTDDSTKHGGRVRNFPHERGNWATYVYLPCEIQEELLELQELLVSHARRYAVSLTAMEEFHISLSQSVVLRYHWINPLVRSLKERVASFYRFFCTASQVKVYTNQHRTRTFVGLEVSCGHSQLLELVSEVDKVMEEFDLPTFYKNPSFHISLAWCVGDLTDKLEGQCLQELQEIVDGFEDSAFLLRFQWDQIRCRSGNKFFSFPLR; this comes from the exons ATGCCGATTCCTCGCCTCCCTGTGCCGGACAGCGTCTTAAACATGTTCAGAGACCAGGAAGAGGAGGTCACAGATGACAGCACCAAGCATGGCGGACGAGTGCGTAACTTCCCCCATGAGCGGGGCAACTGGGCGACGTACGTCTACCTGCCCT GTGAAATCCAGGAGGAATtgctggagctgcaggagctcCTGGTTTCCCACGCCCGCAGGTATGCGGTGTCGCTCACTGCCATGGAGGAATTCCACATCAGCCTCTCCCAGAGCGTGGTGCTGCGCTACCACTGGATAAACCCCTTGGTCCGGTCCCTCAAGGAACGTGTAGCCTCCTTCTACAG GTTTTTCTGCACGGCCAGCCAGGTTAAGGTGTATACCAACCAGCACAGAACCAG GACCTTTGTGGGCTTGGAGGTCTCGTGTGGGCATTCTCAGTTGCTGGAGCTGGTCTCGGAGGTGGATAAAGTTATGGAGGAGTTTGATCTGCCAACGTTCTACAAG AACCCGTCATTCCATATCAGCCTGGCCTGGTGCGTCGGGGACCTGACTGACAAGCTGGAAGGACAGTGCCTCCAGGAGCTTCAG GAGATTGTGGATGGGTTTGAGGACTCTGCATTCCTGCTGCGATTCCAATGGGATCAGATCCGCTGCAGATCTGGGAACAAGTTCTTCTCCTTCCCGTTGAGGTAG
- the USB1 gene encoding U6 snRNA phosphodiesterase isoform X1 encodes MSGAPLVGYSSSSEDEAGGSPAAAGRREEGAGEPGVPGAGPAQTSMPIPRLPVPDSVLNMFRDQEEEVTDDSTKHGGRVRNFPHERGNWATYVYLPCEIQEELLELQELLVSHARRYAVSLTAMEEFHISLSQSVVLRYHWINPLVRSLKERVASFYRFFCTASQVKVYTNQHRTRTFVGLEVSCGHSQLLELVSEVDKVMEEFDLPTFYKNPSFHISLAWCVGDLTDKLEGQCLQELQEIVDGFEDSAFLLRFQWDQIRCRSGNKFFSFPLR; translated from the exons ATGAGCGGGGCGCCGCTGGTGGGCTACAGCAGCAGCTCCGAGGATGAAGCCGGCGGCTCCCCGGCCGCTGCggggagaagagaggagggggcgggggagccggGGGTCCCCGGAGCCGGCCCCGCCCAGACCAG CATGCCGATTCCTCGCCTCCCTGTGCCGGACAGCGTCTTAAACATGTTCAGAGACCAGGAAGAGGAGGTCACAGATGACAGCACCAAGCATGGCGGACGAGTGCGTAACTTCCCCCATGAGCGGGGCAACTGGGCGACGTACGTCTACCTGCCCT GTGAAATCCAGGAGGAATtgctggagctgcaggagctcCTGGTTTCCCACGCCCGCAGGTATGCGGTGTCGCTCACTGCCATGGAGGAATTCCACATCAGCCTCTCCCAGAGCGTGGTGCTGCGCTACCACTGGATAAACCCCTTGGTCCGGTCCCTCAAGGAACGTGTAGCCTCCTTCTACAG GTTTTTCTGCACGGCCAGCCAGGTTAAGGTGTATACCAACCAGCACAGAACCAG GACCTTTGTGGGCTTGGAGGTCTCGTGTGGGCATTCTCAGTTGCTGGAGCTGGTCTCGGAGGTGGATAAAGTTATGGAGGAGTTTGATCTGCCAACGTTCTACAAG AACCCGTCATTCCATATCAGCCTGGCCTGGTGCGTCGGGGACCTGACTGACAAGCTGGAAGGACAGTGCCTCCAGGAGCTTCAG GAGATTGTGGATGGGTTTGAGGACTCTGCATTCCTGCTGCGATTCCAATGGGATCAGATCCGCTGCAGATCTGGGAACAAGTTCTTCTCCTTCCCGTTGAGGTAG